From Streptomyces chrestomyceticus JCM 4735, one genomic window encodes:
- the whiA gene encoding DNA-binding protein WhiA has product MAMTAAVKDEISRLPVTRTCCRKSEVSSILRFAGGLHLVSGRIVIEAELDTGIAARRLRKDILEIFGHSSDLVVMAPGGLRRGSRYVVRVVAGGDQLARQTGLVDGRGRPIRGLPPQVVSGATCDAEAAWRGAFLAHGSLTEPGRSSSLEVTCPGPEAALALVGAARRLGIGAKAREVRGVDRVVVRDGDAIGALLTRLGAHESVLAWEERRMRREVRATANRLANFDDANLRRSARAAVAAGARVQRALEILGEEVPEHLAAAGRLRMDHKQASLEELGALADPPLTKDAVAGRIRRLLAMADKRAQDLGIPGTESNLSEEMADGMVG; this is encoded by the coding sequence ATGGCGATGACGGCAGCGGTGAAGGACGAAATCTCCCGGCTCCCCGTCACCCGGACCTGCTGCCGGAAGTCGGAGGTCTCGTCGATCCTGCGGTTCGCGGGTGGTCTGCACCTGGTCAGCGGGCGGATCGTGATCGAGGCGGAGCTGGACACGGGCATCGCCGCCCGGCGGCTGCGCAAGGACATCCTGGAGATCTTCGGCCACTCCTCCGACCTGGTGGTGATGGCCCCCGGCGGACTGCGGCGCGGCAGCCGCTACGTCGTACGGGTCGTCGCCGGCGGCGACCAGCTCGCCCGCCAGACCGGCCTGGTCGACGGCCGCGGCCGGCCCATCCGCGGCCTGCCGCCGCAGGTCGTCTCCGGCGCCACCTGCGACGCCGAGGCCGCCTGGCGCGGCGCGTTCCTCGCGCACGGCTCGCTCACCGAGCCCGGCCGCTCCTCCTCCCTGGAGGTCACCTGCCCCGGGCCCGAGGCCGCCCTCGCCCTGGTCGGCGCCGCCCGCCGGCTCGGCATCGGCGCCAAGGCCCGCGAGGTGCGCGGCGTGGACCGCGTCGTCGTCCGTGACGGTGATGCGATTGGCGCGCTGTTGACGCGGTTGGGGGCCCATGAGTCCGTACTGGCCTGGGAGGAGCGGCGGATGCGCCGCGAGGTCCGCGCCACGGCCAATCGTCTCGCCAACTTCGACGACGCCAACCTGCGCCGCTCGGCGCGAGCCGCTGTCGCGGCGGGTGCCCGGGTCCAGCGTGCCCTGGAGATCCTCGGCGAGGAGGTCCCGGAGCACCTGGCCGCGGCCGGCCGCCTGCGCATGGACCACAAGCAGGCGTCCCTCGAGGAACTGGGCGCCCTCGCCGACCCGCCCCTGACGAAGGACGCGGTCGCCGGCCGCATCCGCCGCCTCCTCGCCATGGCCGACAAGCGCGCCCAGGACCTGGGCATCCCCGGCACGGAGTCCAACCTGTCGGAGGAGATGGCGGACGGGATGGTCGGCTGA
- a CDS encoding M14 family metallopeptidase, producing the protein MRRRARSLLAAAALLLGGVVAVPAAQAQARADDAAGRDAVGVWTAEVTKAQVPLLLKAGVDGHELSAQVPGSGKAKVEVYLSAEQAAGLRRQGVELTRKIVPAETQRKLKAQGDGVFRPYTGANGLMKEMIDTARYHRDLAKVVSIGKTVKGRDILALKLTKNAEKTADGAKPAVLYASNQHAREWITPEMTRRLMQYYLAGYGKDPRLTRILDTTELWFLLSANPDGYDYTFESPQNRLWRKNLRDNNGDGKITPGDGVDLNRNFSYKWGYDNEGSSPNPAGETYRGPAAASEPETKALDAFEKRIGFRYAINYHSAAELILYGVGWQVATPTPDDVLYRALAGTPEKPAIPGYRPQVSSELYITNGEADGHASNVNGIPMFTPEMSTCQTASDADPNDEWNAADCQSVFNFPDSEKLIQAEFAKNIPFALSVAESARRPDQPVSSVGMTAPDFTPHAFTTSYARGEDQEVAVTARKSVRDKELNYRVNGGRRHTEELEAWKGGETYGGEDNLHFDQYRASVEGADPGDKVEVWFSGRTRDGKATKSEPFTYTVAERPRADTLVLAEEGGTTPAQHTAAYTKALAANGHRAAVWDVARQGAPDALGVLSHFDNVVWYTGAGRPGGATLLAVRDYLNEGGKLLTAGEQAGGSAVVGRAVTDDFSQYYLGAGSRVPVKNPPAFKGAGKLAGTQVKLGDAPGNPLDSAGAHSVISDELPPATFPQFASAAAGDYPGVRTPFQPYEGDWFAAARHRDTSWMRLSRTVDLTGVTAADRPTLRFMLSHDTEEGYDNAVVEAHTVGKDDWTTLPDANGGTRTDVPAECGAGFYLAAHPFLQHYLTRTGTDCRNTGTTGAWNRFTGASDGWRPVTVDLSAYAGQRVELAISYITDPSTGGRGVFVDNTRLTTGTGGEPLEGFEASLGPWTVPGPPAGSPPATGDWARSKELFRAAGAVTTRNTVLLGFGLEHVQTATERAELTGAALKALGG; encoded by the coding sequence ATGAGACGCAGGGCGAGATCCTTACTCGCGGCAGCCGCGTTGCTGCTGGGAGGGGTGGTGGCGGTGCCCGCCGCGCAGGCGCAGGCGCGGGCGGACGACGCGGCGGGCCGGGACGCTGTCGGGGTGTGGACGGCCGAGGTCACCAAGGCGCAGGTACCGCTGCTGCTCAAGGCGGGGGTGGACGGCCACGAGCTGAGCGCGCAGGTGCCGGGCAGCGGCAAGGCGAAGGTCGAGGTGTACCTCTCCGCCGAGCAGGCCGCCGGGCTGCGCCGACAGGGTGTGGAGCTGACGCGCAAGATCGTTCCGGCGGAGACGCAGCGCAAGCTCAAGGCTCAGGGTGACGGGGTCTTCCGCCCGTACACGGGTGCCAACGGCCTGATGAAGGAGATGATCGACACCGCGCGGTACCACCGCGACCTCGCCAAGGTCGTCAGCATCGGCAAGACCGTCAAGGGCCGCGACATCCTGGCCCTGAAGCTCACCAAGAACGCCGAGAAGACCGCGGACGGCGCCAAGCCCGCGGTGCTGTACGCGTCCAACCAGCACGCCCGGGAGTGGATCACTCCCGAGATGACCCGGCGGCTGATGCAGTACTACCTGGCCGGGTACGGCAAGGACCCGCGGCTGACCAGGATCCTCGACACCACCGAGCTGTGGTTCCTGCTCTCCGCCAACCCGGACGGGTACGACTACACCTTCGAGAGCCCGCAGAACCGCCTGTGGCGCAAGAACCTGCGCGACAACAACGGCGACGGCAAGATCACCCCCGGCGACGGCGTCGACCTCAACCGCAATTTCTCCTACAAGTGGGGTTACGACAACGAGGGTTCGTCCCCGAACCCGGCGGGCGAGACCTACCGCGGCCCGGCCGCCGCCTCCGAGCCCGAGACCAAGGCGCTGGACGCCTTCGAGAAGCGCATCGGTTTCCGCTACGCCATCAACTACCACTCCGCCGCCGAGCTGATCCTGTACGGCGTCGGCTGGCAGGTGGCCACGCCCACTCCGGACGACGTCCTCTACCGGGCGCTGGCAGGTACGCCCGAGAAGCCGGCGATCCCCGGCTACCGCCCGCAGGTCTCCTCCGAGTTGTACATCACCAACGGTGAGGCCGACGGCCACGCGTCCAACGTCAACGGCATTCCCATGTTCACCCCGGAGATGTCGACCTGTCAGACCGCTTCCGACGCCGACCCGAACGACGAGTGGAACGCCGCCGACTGCCAGTCCGTGTTCAACTTCCCCGACTCCGAGAAGCTCATCCAGGCGGAGTTCGCGAAGAACATCCCCTTCGCACTCTCCGTCGCCGAGAGCGCGCGGCGTCCTGACCAGCCCGTCTCGTCCGTGGGCATGACGGCACCGGACTTCACCCCGCACGCCTTCACCACCTCCTACGCCCGCGGCGAGGACCAGGAAGTCGCCGTCACCGCGCGCAAGTCCGTACGCGACAAGGAGCTCAACTACCGCGTCAACGGCGGCCGCCGGCACACGGAGGAGCTGGAGGCGTGGAAGGGCGGCGAGACCTACGGGGGCGAGGACAATCTGCACTTCGACCAGTACCGGGCGTCCGTGGAAGGGGCCGATCCCGGGGACAAGGTAGAGGTGTGGTTCTCCGGCCGTACCCGCGACGGCAAGGCCACCAAGAGTGAACCTTTCACCTACACCGTCGCCGAGCGGCCGCGCGCCGACACCCTCGTCCTCGCCGAGGAGGGCGGCACCACTCCCGCGCAGCACACCGCCGCGTACACCAAGGCCCTCGCCGCCAACGGCCACCGCGCCGCGGTCTGGGACGTCGCCCGGCAGGGCGCCCCGGACGCGCTCGGTGTCCTGAGCCACTTCGACAACGTCGTCTGGTACACCGGAGCGGGCCGTCCGGGCGGCGCCACCCTGCTGGCCGTACGCGACTACCTCAACGAGGGCGGCAAGCTGCTCACCGCGGGGGAGCAGGCAGGCGGCAGCGCCGTGGTCGGCCGGGCCGTGACCGACGACTTCAGCCAGTACTACCTGGGCGCCGGCAGCCGCGTCCCCGTCAAGAACCCGCCCGCCTTCAAGGGCGCCGGCAAGCTGGCCGGCACGCAGGTGAAGCTCGGCGACGCGCCGGGCAACCCGCTGGATTCCGCCGGCGCCCACTCGGTGATCTCCGACGAACTGCCGCCGGCCACGTTCCCCCAGTTCGCCAGTGCCGCGGCCGGTGATTACCCGGGAGTACGGACACCGTTCCAGCCGTACGAGGGCGACTGGTTCGCCGCCGCCCGGCACCGCGACACCTCCTGGATGCGGCTGTCCCGGACCGTCGACCTGACCGGCGTCACCGCGGCCGACCGGCCCACCCTCCGGTTCATGCTCAGCCACGACACCGAGGAGGGGTACGACAACGCCGTCGTCGAGGCGCACACCGTGGGCAAGGACGACTGGACGACGCTGCCCGACGCGAACGGCGGCACCCGCACCGACGTGCCCGCCGAGTGCGGGGCCGGCTTCTACCTGGCCGCGCACCCCTTCCTCCAGCACTACCTGACCCGCACCGGCACCGACTGCCGCAACACCGGCACCACCGGAGCGTGGAACCGCTTCACCGGCGCCTCGGACGGCTGGCGGCCGGTCACCGTCGACCTGTCCGCCTATGCCGGGCAGCGCGTCGAGCTGGCGATCTCCTACATCACCGACCCCAGCACCGGCGGCCGCGGCGTCTTCGTGGACAACACCAGGCTCACCACCGGCACCGGCGGCGAGCCGCTGGAGGGCTTCGAGGCCTCGCTCGGGCCCTGGACCGTCCCCGGGCCGCCGGCGGGCAGCCCGCCCGCCACGGGCGACTGGGCCCGGTCCAAGGAGCTGTTCCGGGCCGCCGGGGCGGTGACCACCCGGAACACCGTTCTGCTGGGCTTCGGCCTGGAGCACGTACAGACCGCCACGGAACGGGCGGAACTGACCGGCGCGGCCCTCAAGGCCCTCGGCGGCTGA
- a CDS encoding GNAT family N-acetyltransferase, whose product MREDDLPAAERASALTFLDADRRDRRVSDPEPELRSAAAGRQWIDRMRYYLGTDPGGCLVAVELDAGADHVVGFAVSQNRESLWYLATYGVLPGHQRRGIGKRLLDAVLAHADGRPGIFSSSVHPGATRRYRLAGFSLHPQMRMVGTVDRSALPAVDGLREGGAEDFPWMDRLDRELRGAGHGPDHGRLLASHRLVVSGDRTRPGYVYIDGWGRAALLAAGRTDTAQRLLWEALAASDGSTLVNCVTTPNEWAVDVGLAAGLAIGQEGYIAVRGMPVPAPYLADGHFL is encoded by the coding sequence ATGCGCGAAGACGATCTGCCGGCGGCGGAGCGGGCCTCGGCGCTGACGTTTCTCGATGCCGACCGGCGGGACCGCAGGGTCAGTGACCCGGAGCCGGAGTTGCGGTCCGCCGCGGCTGGTCGGCAGTGGATCGACCGGATGCGCTACTACCTGGGCACGGACCCGGGCGGCTGCCTGGTCGCGGTGGAACTGGACGCGGGCGCGGACCACGTGGTGGGCTTTGCCGTCTCGCAGAATCGCGAGTCGCTGTGGTACCTCGCCACGTACGGGGTGCTGCCCGGCCACCAGCGGCGGGGCATCGGCAAGCGCCTGCTGGACGCCGTTCTCGCGCACGCCGACGGGCGCCCCGGCATCTTCTCGTCGAGTGTCCACCCCGGCGCCACCCGCCGGTACCGGCTCGCCGGGTTCTCGCTCCACCCGCAGATGCGCATGGTCGGCACCGTCGACCGGTCCGCCCTGCCAGCCGTCGACGGCCTCCGGGAGGGCGGGGCGGAGGACTTCCCGTGGATGGACCGGCTGGACCGGGAGCTGCGGGGGGCCGGGCACGGCCCCGATCATGGCCGCCTGCTCGCCTCGCACCGGCTGGTCGTGTCCGGGGACCGGACCAGGCCGGGGTACGTCTACATCGACGGCTGGGGGCGGGCCGCGCTGCTGGCGGCCGGGCGTACCGACACCGCGCAGCGGCTGTTGTGGGAGGCGCTCGCCGCGTCGGACGGGAGCACCCTCGTCAACTGCGTCACCACCCCCAACGAGTGGGCGGTCGACGTCGGTCTTGCCGCCGGGCTCGCCATCGGTCAGGAGGGGTACATCGCGGTCCGTGGTATGCCCGTCCCGGCGCCCTACCTGGCCGACGGGCACTTCCTGTGA
- the secG gene encoding preprotein translocase subunit SecG: MVIGFSVALIVFSLLLMMLVLMHKGKGGGLSDMFGGGMQSSVGGSSVAERNLDRITIVIALLWFACIVVLGVLMKLDS, encoded by the coding sequence GTGGTCATCGGGTTCTCGGTAGCCCTCATCGTCTTCAGCCTGCTGCTGATGATGCTGGTGCTCATGCACAAGGGGAAGGGCGGCGGCCTGTCCGACATGTTCGGCGGCGGCATGCAGTCCTCGGTCGGCGGTTCCTCCGTCGCCGAGCGCAACCTGGACCGCATCACGATCGTGATCGCCCTGCTCTGGTTCGCCTGCATCGTCGTGCTCGGCGTCCTGATGAAGCTGGACAGCTGA
- the tpiA gene encoding triose-phosphate isomerase — translation MTDRTPLMAGNWKMNLNHLEAIAHVQKLAFALADKDYEATEVAVLPPFTDLRSVQTLVDGDKLKIKYGAQDLSAHDSGAYTGEISGGMLAKLKCSYVAVGHSERRQYHGENEEICNAKVKAAFKHGITPILCVGEGLDVRKAGNQVAHTLAQVDGGLKDVPAEQAETIVIAYEPVWAIGTGEVATPEDAQEVCGAIRGRLAELYSQELADKVRIQYGGSVKSGNVAAIMAQPDVDGALVGGAALDVDEFVKIVRFRDQ, via the coding sequence GTGACTGACCGTACCCCGCTGATGGCGGGCAACTGGAAGATGAACCTCAACCACCTCGAGGCCATCGCGCACGTCCAGAAGCTCGCCTTCGCACTCGCCGACAAGGACTACGAGGCCACCGAGGTCGCGGTCCTGCCGCCCTTCACCGACCTGCGTTCGGTGCAGACGCTGGTCGACGGCGACAAGCTGAAGATCAAGTACGGCGCCCAGGACCTCTCGGCGCACGACTCCGGCGCGTACACCGGCGAGATCTCCGGCGGCATGCTGGCCAAGCTCAAGTGCAGCTACGTGGCCGTCGGGCACAGCGAGCGCCGCCAGTACCACGGCGAGAACGAAGAGATCTGCAACGCCAAGGTCAAGGCCGCCTTCAAGCACGGCATCACCCCGATCCTGTGCGTCGGCGAGGGCCTGGACGTCCGCAAGGCCGGCAACCAGGTCGCGCACACCCTCGCCCAGGTCGACGGCGGCCTGAAGGACGTCCCGGCCGAGCAGGCCGAGACCATCGTCATCGCCTACGAGCCCGTGTGGGCCATCGGCACCGGCGAGGTCGCCACGCCCGAGGACGCGCAGGAGGTCTGCGGCGCGATCCGCGGCCGGCTCGCCGAGCTGTACAGCCAGGAGCTGGCCGACAAGGTCCGTATCCAGTACGGCGGCTCGGTCAAGTCCGGCAATGTCGCCGCGATCATGGCGCAGCCGGACGTGGACGGCGCCCTGGTCGGCGGCGCGGCGCTGGACGTGGACGAGTTCGTCAAGATCGTCCGGTTCCGCGACCAGTAG
- a CDS encoding RNA polymerase-binding protein RbpA encodes MASGNAIRGSRVGAGPMGEAERGESAPRIRISFWCSNGHETQPSFAGDAQIPDTWDCPRCGFPAGKDRDNPPDPPRTEPYKTHLAYVRERRSDADGEAILAEALAKLRGEI; translated from the coding sequence GTGGCAAGTGGCAACGCGATCCGAGGAAGTCGGGTCGGGGCGGGGCCGATGGGGGAGGCCGAGCGAGGCGAGTCCGCGCCGCGCATCCGCATCTCCTTCTGGTGCTCGAACGGGCACGAGACTCAGCCCAGCTTCGCCGGCGACGCGCAGATTCCTGACACCTGGGACTGCCCGCGCTGCGGCTTCCCGGCAGGCAAGGACCGGGACAACCCGCCGGACCCGCCGCGCACCGAACCGTACAAGACGCACCTCGCGTACGTCCGGGAGCGCCGCAGCGACGCCGACGGTGAGGCGATCCTCGCCGAGGCCCTCGCCAAGCTCCGCGGAGAGATCTGA
- a CDS encoding gluconeogenesis factor YvcK family protein, with the protein MTARPLRLRRVRKLVPGSRSGRGATPKVVALGGGMGLSASLAALRRITGDLTAVVTVADDGGSSGRLRDELGVLPPGDLRKALAALCGDDDWGQTWSRVIQHRFTSEGELHDHAVGNLLIVALWEQLGDHVQALDLVGKLLGAHGRVLPMSAVPLELQALVKGHDETRPDEISTVRGQATVALTPGEVQSVHLVPEDPPAVPEVVAAVRDADWVVLGPGSWFSSVIPHLLVPELREALEETKARKVLSLNLAPQPGETDGFSPQRHLEVLARHAPKLAFDVVLADRAAVPDTESLTAAAKQLVGSEVELAEVAAPGSPCGTAETHKGAARHDPELLAAAYDRIFRMHGRIGPWR; encoded by the coding sequence ATGACCGCCCGTCCCCTGCGGCTGCGCCGGGTCCGCAAGCTGGTCCCGGGCAGCCGCTCCGGCAGGGGCGCCACGCCCAAGGTCGTGGCGCTCGGCGGCGGCATGGGCCTGTCCGCCTCGCTCGCCGCGCTGCGCCGCATCACCGGCGACCTGACCGCCGTGGTCACGGTCGCCGACGACGGCGGCTCCAGCGGGCGGCTGCGCGACGAGCTGGGCGTCCTGCCGCCCGGCGACCTGCGCAAGGCGCTCGCCGCGCTGTGCGGGGACGACGACTGGGGCCAGACCTGGTCCCGGGTGATCCAGCACCGCTTCACCAGCGAGGGCGAGCTGCACGACCACGCCGTCGGCAACCTCCTCATCGTCGCCCTGTGGGAACAGCTCGGCGACCACGTCCAGGCCCTGGACCTGGTCGGCAAGCTGCTCGGCGCACACGGCCGGGTGCTGCCCATGTCCGCCGTACCGCTGGAGCTCCAGGCCCTGGTCAAGGGCCACGACGAGACCCGCCCGGACGAGATCTCCACGGTCCGCGGCCAGGCCACGGTCGCGCTCACCCCCGGCGAGGTGCAGTCCGTGCACCTCGTCCCGGAGGACCCGCCCGCGGTCCCCGAGGTCGTCGCCGCGGTCCGCGACGCGGACTGGGTGGTGCTCGGCCCCGGCTCCTGGTTCTCCTCCGTCATCCCGCACCTGCTCGTGCCCGAGCTGCGCGAGGCACTGGAGGAGACCAAGGCCCGTAAGGTCCTCTCGCTGAACCTGGCACCCCAGCCCGGCGAAACCGATGGCTTTTCCCCGCAGCGTCATTTGGAGGTTTTGGCCCGACACGCCCCTAAACTCGCCTTCGACGTGGTGCTGGCCGACCGGGCCGCCGTGCCCGACACCGAGAGCCTGACCGCCGCTGCCAAACAGCTCGTGGGCAGCGAGGTCGAGCTGGCGGAGGTCGCCGCGCCCGGCAGCCCCTGCGGCACGGCGGAGACCCACAAGGGTGCCGCCCGGCACGACCCGGAGCTGCTGGCCGCCGCGTACGACCGTATTTTTCGGATGCATGGAAGGATCGGCCCATGGCGATGA
- the rapZ gene encoding RNase adapter RapZ, with product MSTGTMRDADTGESAAIPELVIISGMSGAGRSTAAKCLEDLGWFVVDNIPPELIPPMVELGARSQGNVARIAVVVDVRGRRFFDNLKESLATLDAQSVKRRIVFLESSDEALVRRFESVRRPHPLQGDGRIVDGIAAERDLLRELRGDADLVIDTSSLNVHELRAKMDAQFAGEEVPELRATVMSFGFKYGLPVDADMVIDCRFIPNPHWVPELRPYTGLNDEVSGYVFGQPGAKEFLDGYAELLRIVAEGYRREGKRYVTIAVGCTGGKHRSVAMSEKLAHRLVSEGVETVVVHRDMGRE from the coding sequence GTGAGTACGGGCACGATGCGCGATGCCGATACGGGCGAGAGCGCCGCCATCCCCGAGCTGGTGATCATCTCCGGTATGTCGGGAGCCGGCCGCAGCACCGCGGCCAAGTGCCTGGAGGACCTCGGCTGGTTCGTCGTCGACAACATCCCGCCCGAGCTGATCCCGCCCATGGTCGAACTGGGCGCCCGCTCGCAGGGCAACGTCGCCCGCATCGCCGTCGTCGTCGACGTCCGCGGCCGGCGCTTCTTCGACAACCTCAAGGAGTCCCTGGCCACCCTCGACGCGCAGAGCGTCAAGCGCCGCATCGTCTTCCTGGAGTCCTCCGACGAGGCCCTGGTGCGCCGCTTCGAGTCCGTCCGCCGCCCGCACCCCCTCCAGGGCGACGGGCGCATCGTGGACGGCATCGCCGCCGAGCGCGACCTGCTGCGCGAGCTGCGCGGCGACGCCGACCTGGTCATCGACACCTCCAGCCTCAACGTCCACGAACTGCGCGCCAAGATGGACGCCCAGTTCGCCGGCGAGGAGGTGCCCGAGCTGCGCGCGACGGTCATGTCCTTCGGCTTCAAGTACGGCCTGCCCGTCGACGCCGACATGGTCATCGACTGCCGCTTCATCCCCAACCCGCACTGGGTCCCCGAGCTCCGCCCCTACACCGGTCTGAACGACGAGGTCTCCGGCTACGTCTTCGGCCAGCCCGGCGCCAAGGAGTTCCTGGACGGCTACGCGGAGCTGCTGCGCATCGTCGCCGAGGGCTACCGCCGCGAGGGCAAGCGGTACGTGACCATCGCGGTCGGCTGTACGGGCGGCAAGCACCGCAGCGTCGCCATGTCCGAGAAGCTCGCCCACCGCCTGGTCTCCGAAGGCGTCGAGACCGTCGTCGTCCACCGGGACATGGGGCGCGAATGA
- the gap gene encoding type I glyceraldehyde-3-phosphate dehydrogenase, protein MTIRVGINGFGRIGRNYFRALLEQGADIEIVGVNDLTDNATLVHLLKYDTILGRLKQDVSHTDDTITVGDQTFKTMAERDPANLPWGELGADIVIESTGIFTKKADAEKHIQAGAKKVLISAPAKGEDITIVMGVNQDKYDAANHHVISNASCTTNCVAPMAKVLDENFGIVKGLMTTVHAYTNDQRILDFPHSDLRRARAAAENIIPTTTGAAKATALVLPQLEGKLDGIAMRVPVPTGSVTDLVIELEREVTKDEINAAFQKASEGQLKGILEYTEDPIVSSDIVNWPASCTFDSSLTMAQGKSVKVIGWYDNEWGYSNRLVDLTTFVGGQL, encoded by the coding sequence GTGACGATCCGCGTAGGCATCAACGGATTCGGCCGCATTGGTCGCAACTACTTCCGCGCGCTCCTGGAGCAGGGTGCGGACATCGAGATCGTCGGTGTCAACGACCTGACCGACAACGCCACCCTGGTTCACCTGCTGAAGTACGACACCATCCTGGGTCGTCTGAAGCAGGACGTCAGCCACACCGACGACACCATCACGGTCGGCGACCAGACCTTCAAGACGATGGCCGAGCGCGACCCCGCCAACCTGCCCTGGGGCGAGCTGGGCGCCGACATCGTCATCGAGTCGACCGGCATCTTCACCAAGAAGGCCGACGCCGAGAAGCACATCCAGGCCGGTGCCAAGAAGGTCCTGATCTCCGCGCCCGCCAAGGGCGAGGACATCACGATCGTGATGGGCGTCAACCAGGACAAGTACGACGCGGCCAACCACCACGTCATCTCCAACGCCTCCTGCACCACCAACTGTGTGGCGCCGATGGCCAAGGTTCTCGACGAGAACTTCGGCATCGTCAAGGGCCTGATGACGACGGTCCACGCGTACACCAACGACCAGCGCATCCTGGACTTCCCGCACTCGGACCTGCGCCGCGCCCGCGCCGCCGCGGAGAACATCATCCCGACCACGACCGGTGCCGCCAAGGCCACCGCGCTGGTCCTCCCGCAGCTCGAGGGCAAGCTGGACGGCATCGCCATGCGCGTCCCGGTCCCCACCGGCTCCGTGACCGACCTGGTCATCGAGCTGGAGCGCGAGGTCACCAAGGACGAGATCAACGCGGCCTTCCAGAAGGCGTCCGAGGGCCAGCTCAAGGGCATCCTGGAGTACACCGAGGACCCGATCGTCTCCTCGGACATCGTCAACTGGCCGGCCTCCTGCACCTTCGACTCCTCCCTGACGATGGCGCAGGGCAAGAGCGTCAAGGTCATCGGCTGGTACGACAACGAGTGGGGCTACTCCAACCGCCTGGTGGACCTGACCACCTTCGTCGGCGGCCAGCTCTGA
- a CDS encoding phosphoglycerate kinase: MKTIDDLAQEGLSGKRVFVRADLNVPLDGTTITDDGRIRAVQPTIAKLAQLGAKVIVASHLGRPKGAPDPAFSLRPAAERLGELIGREVAFATDTVGESARSVVEGLGEGEVAVLENLRFNPGETSKDDAERGAFADQLAALADVYVGDGFGAVHRKHASVYDLPARLPHAAGDLIAAEVTVLKKLTEDVKRPYVVVLGGAKVSDKLAVIDELLGKADRLLIGGGMAYTFLKAKGYEVGISLLQEDQIPTVTEYMERAEKNGVELVLPVDILASADFPDLKTKAPADYVTVDADRIPSDKEGLDIGPKTRELFASKIADAETVFWNGPVGVAEHPDYAGGTTAIARALLNCDGFTVVGGGDSAAAVRSLGFDENAFGHISTGGGASLEYLEGKTLPGLAALED, from the coding sequence ATGAAGACGATCGACGATCTCGCCCAGGAAGGGCTGTCCGGCAAGCGGGTCTTCGTCCGCGCGGACCTCAATGTGCCGCTGGACGGCACCACCATCACCGACGACGGCCGCATCCGCGCCGTGCAGCCGACGATCGCCAAGCTCGCGCAGCTCGGCGCCAAGGTGATCGTCGCCTCCCACCTGGGCCGTCCCAAGGGCGCCCCGGACCCGGCCTTCTCGCTGCGGCCCGCCGCCGAGCGGCTGGGTGAGCTGATCGGCCGCGAGGTCGCCTTCGCCACCGACACGGTCGGCGAGTCCGCCCGCTCCGTCGTCGAGGGCCTCGGCGAGGGCGAGGTCGCCGTCCTGGAGAACCTGCGCTTCAACCCGGGCGAGACCAGCAAGGACGACGCCGAGCGCGGCGCCTTCGCGGACCAGCTCGCGGCCCTCGCGGACGTGTACGTCGGCGACGGCTTCGGCGCCGTGCACCGCAAGCACGCCTCCGTCTACGACCTGCCGGCCCGCCTGCCGCACGCCGCGGGCGACCTGATCGCCGCCGAGGTCACCGTCCTGAAGAAGCTCACCGAGGACGTCAAGCGCCCGTACGTGGTCGTGCTCGGCGGCGCCAAGGTCTCCGACAAGCTCGCCGTCATCGACGAGCTGCTCGGCAAGGCCGACCGGCTGCTGATCGGCGGCGGCATGGCGTACACCTTCCTCAAGGCCAAGGGCTACGAGGTCGGCATCTCCCTCCTCCAGGAGGACCAGATCCCGACCGTCACCGAGTACATGGAGCGCGCCGAGAAGAACGGCGTCGAGCTGGTCCTGCCGGTCGACATCCTGGCCTCGGCCGACTTCCCCGACCTGAAGACGAAGGCCCCGGCGGACTACGTCACGGTCGACGCCGACCGGATCCCCTCCGACAAGGAGGGTCTGGACATCGGCCCGAAGACCCGGGAGCTGTTCGCCTCGAAGATCGCCGACGCCGAGACCGTCTTCTGGAACGGCCCGGTCGGCGTCGCCGAGCACCCGGACTACGCCGGTGGCACCACCGCCATCGCGCGGGCCCTGCTGAACTGCGACGGCTTCACCGTCGTCGGCGGCGGCGACTCGGCCGCCGCGGTGCGCTCGCTCGGCTTCGACGAGAATGCTTTCGGCCACATCTCGACCGGCGGCGGCGCCAGCCTCGAATACCTCGAAGGCAAGACGCTCCCCGGCCTTGCCGCTCTGGAGGACTGA